In Rhodopirellula islandica, the following proteins share a genomic window:
- a CDS encoding PAS and helix-turn-helix domain-containing protein — protein MTQTPGIGVCVTDQEGRLLYVNDCAMMLFSAAPNIEYAGKSIHDFHSPQYVQERLAMIGRVLKEGKPLAIRHIYHGKQVHSTVWPIRDSKPPFGRVLVISRTTSGLHLATSDDSIESIETAFIDFGPLDILTQREIEVAVLLGHGMNVPKVAQLLHRSPKTIERHKSAITKKLGLRGQAELVMTISEMGLDLDDAKLKRLPREK, from the coding sequence ATGACTCAGACTCCAGGGATCGGGGTTTGTGTCACGGATCAAGAAGGTCGGCTCCTCTACGTCAACGACTGCGCGATGATGCTTTTCTCGGCCGCACCCAACATTGAGTACGCCGGGAAATCAATCCATGATTTCCATTCGCCGCAGTACGTCCAGGAACGGTTGGCGATGATTGGGCGTGTGCTGAAAGAGGGCAAGCCACTCGCGATTCGGCATATCTATCACGGAAAGCAAGTTCACTCAACCGTTTGGCCCATTCGTGATTCCAAGCCTCCCTTTGGTCGCGTGCTGGTGATCAGCCGAACCACATCGGGTTTGCATTTGGCGACGTCCGATGACTCCATCGAAAGCATCGAAACGGCGTTCATCGACTTTGGTCCGCTGGACATCCTGACACAGCGTGAGATCGAAGTTGCGGTGCTACTTGGGCATGGCATGAATGTCCCCAAGGTGGCTCAACTGCTGCACCGCAGCCCCAAGACAATCGAACGACACAAATCAGCAATCACAAAAAAACTGGGCCTGCGTGGGCAAGCCGAGCTGGTGATGACCATCAGCGAGAT